ttaccaattttacattaaaactcgtgtcgatcccaaagtgcatattctttggggacggatggagtattatttcatAACCATTAGATCTAAATGGTCTAGTATCTAGTGGGGCcacataaaaatttattttatagtattaattaatttgaaaagaGTCTTTTAGTAATTTCTTATACATGGCAATTTTCGTGATGTCAACACGGTATAgtaaaaatgtcaattaaattTGATAGACATTGAACATGTATATGATATGTGTACATCTTTTGACACGAGGCTGATTAtcgaaaatattgaaaatttaaataaaattatcaaattttatcaTCAAAACATATGCAATATTAGGACTttattagaatccttataaaataaattacctttaatttgatgtatgttttataaaaaaatattttaaattgagatagttatatgaGTTCaaagttttaaaatatttttaaaagttagatATAACTTACAAAATTCAGTTTCTATTAATACACATGTTTGACATTGACAAACAACTAGTTGCCATCACGTATACTCTAGTTGACATTGTTATAACAGCTTGTTGACCTTTATTTTCAGATCAGATGGTCTAAATTTGGTAGTAGTTATCAGTTTAAATTGTACTGTGGTTATAAATCTAATAAAACTCTATTATAGGGGTGTGATTCGTTGCTAatttttcttaagttgctaacttgctaacttaTCAACGTACTGTAtcaaaaatgtcaacacgatgataaAGAAacgtcaacataaacttaagttgatattttaatacattgtgttgacattaatatttaaatgtcaacacagtttattaaaatgtcaatacaaatatgtgttgacattttaatgtaaTCGTGTtagacatttttaatatactacGTTGATAAGTTAGCAagttaacaatttaagaaaCATTAGCACTATAACGCACCCTTATAAAATATAATCAGTTCAATAAACAGCATTAAGTACTAATTAAACATAAATGCAACAAATACGCTTATAGTAACTTTTTTGCATCTATAGAGTTCTCCAATTATTGGGGaatgatttatttttaaatgacaCCCAAATATCAATGTACTTTTACTTTTTGTTTTGTATAAACACAGATATATAATAATACTACGAACAACTTtgaacttaaaaaaataaataataatatcattgttttaataattttaacatGACTCGTTAATCGGATAGTAGCAATATTTTGGGGAAATAAAAGCAGGAGAATTGATAAAGTAGcacaaaagaaaatttaaaagtcCTCTCGTGACCCTCACCACCTTCTTTCTCCCTCCTtcactcctctctctctctctctctctctctctctctctctctagctgGTTCTGGGCAACATACATTTCTTCACCAGACATTGATTAGCTCCTGCGGTACATGCTCTGCTCCGTGTTGCTTGTTGCTATTACACTTTTCCGTAGATTTGTTTAATGCATTAGGTGAACTTCCTCGAATTTGGGCGTTTCCTCTGTGTTTTTCCATTACTTTTCTGCTGCCATTATTGGTGCTAACTATCGTCTATCCCTACCTCATTCtggttaaatttttttatctatttgcTTTTCTCAATTCACTGCTGCAATTTTCGATAGATGCTGTTAATCCACTGTTTTTCTCTGGGATTTGTGCCGGATCTCAGGGATTGGGGTTTATCCTTACTCATCTTAAACACGGTTTTCTCTATTGCAATTGTGTTTCGTTACTTCTGCTTAGTTCTACTCTGCTCCTAATTTCTGATCCTGACTGTTCAATGTCTTTGCTCTTTTTGGCTACAGATAAGTTTTGACGAGATTGCGAAAGGGCTTGAGGAATTAATTCTGATaagagatatagaaaaagagaaaattttAAGAGAAGGAAATGGCTTGAATTGATTTCACGGGCATTTGTGCTTCTTAGAAGAAATGGCGACTGATATGGCACACAGTTTGAGATCAAGCCGGTCTTCATTTGGCTCAAGCAATGGGTTTGAAACCCCTTCGCACAACTCTTTTGCCACCTCAAACGGTGATGATTATGACTCTGATGGTTCCAACTTTGCTCCACCGTAAGTTAGCTCATTTCATCGTGCGCGCTACCATTTATAGGTTTTTGGTGATTAGTGAGAGACTAATTTGGATTTAAATCTATGTTTATTTTTACACTAAGTAGCAATTATGCCAAAATTTACTAATCTTATCATGTCATTTGTGTTGCAGTACACCGAATACCCTGTCGTCAGTTATGCCACCTGAACTTGCTGGTGCTATACCGTTGATTGACAAGTTCCAGGTGAATAGCCAGATTTCCCTTTTCAGAGATTGCAATGGATGATATCCCTTGTATCCCCAACGTCCAAATGCCTCACATATTTTTTGGAGCGACTAGCAATTTGTTAAGGTGTGGAATGTGGATATTCAACTCGTTAGttttaatcatttttctttGTTAAGGTCGAGGGATTCTTGAGGGCTATGCAGAAGCAGCTTAATTCAGCTGGAAAACGCGGCTTCTTCTCTAAAAGGACAGTTGGAACACAAGTCCGAGAAAAATTTACCTTTGAGGATATGCTATGTTTCCAAAAGGTCTTGATCCAAAATGGTTGTGCATTAATGTTCCTCTTCCCCATTTTGTATGCTAAATATAGATGCTACCTTTTGGCAGGAACCTATCCCAACTTCGCTGCTTAAAATAAACAGTGATCTAATTAGTAGAGCAGTTAAGCTGTTCCAAGTCATCCTGAAGTGTATTGGGGTTGATTCATCTGATCGAGTTTTTCCAATGAGCTTAGATGAACGCATTGAGCTTGTTAGCAAACTATTCAAGCATTCTTTAAAGCGTTCTGAACTCCGAGATGAACTATTTATGCAAGTCTCGAAGCAGACAAGAAATAATCCTGATAGGTTTGTGTTTAGGTTCCCGATTTGAAGTTCTCAAATTCTTAATCTAGTTGGTTTTTACTCATTGTCATAGTGCTTTTATCTAGGTGCTGAGACTGGTCGGCACAATTTTCTTTATTCCCATTACTCCATGTTGCTTGCTGATTTGTGGTTGATCTTGTGCTGTGTTGTAAACAGGCACTCATTAATTAGGGCATGGGAGCTGATGTATCTATGTGCATCCTGCATGCCACCTTGCAAGGAAATTGGTGGGTATTTGTCCGAGTATGTACATACTGTGGCACACAGTATCAGTAATGATTCTGAAGTCCAAGCCCTTGCTATGAACACATTGAATGCATTAAAGCGTTCTGTTAAGGCTGGACCAAGGCATACAATACCTGGACGCGAGGAGATTGATGCTGTTTTGACTGGTAAAAAGCTCACAACTATAGTTTTTTTCCTGGATGAGACCTTTGAAGAGATTACATATGACATGGCCACAACTGTAGCTGATGCTGTTGAGGTACTGATCACACTTCCTCATATGTACACATACATTTCATATTTGTGGCTGGGTGCAATAAGTACAGAAAAATTGGTATAATAGGATTGCTTTTGTTgaagttatttattttgtttataaaacaaTTAGTTTCTCTATGGAAGCTTTAGATTGTGATCAAATGAGTACTTAGTTAACTACTGTGATCTCTCATGAGTCATGAGGGCTAGGGCTAGGGCTATTTAAGGATCTCCCGTGTCTACTATTCACAACTTGGCCATTCAGTGAAAATGTCTCTCTGTATATACCTGTTTGTTACCTTTGAATGGATTACCCTCATTTTGTTGAAATTTAGAGAGTATACTGAATTGTTTTCCCTACTAATGATTAAATTCTTGACAATTATAGTTTTACCTATGTATGGTGCCATAGAAAGTGTAGATACATATAATGTTAAGTTCCATTACTTTTTGAAACATCAATTAAACTTCTCCCTGCTCTTATGTTGCAAATTTGAAGCATGCAGCTGTCACTATACAAGATCTTCTAGGTCTCTTCCCCCCTTTCCTTCATCATTGTCCAATGTCACCAGGGGATTGTTTTGGCTGTAGTTTATCACATAAATGTTCTCTCTCCCTCCCTGTTGTGGAGAATGGAAAGTTGTGTGCATAGTACGGCGATGAAGCATGTGATGTCACAATTAATACGTGACTAAGGGTAAGAGAAAATGTAGTAGTTGACCAAATTACTAGTTGTTCTCTAATTGGACAGCAACTCTTTGTAGAGACTAAGATGTTTTGGTCACATTCAATATAGGCTTATTGATGTATACATCCTTACAAAACCTAAGAAATGTTTAACCTCATGAGTCATGATGATGAAATTACATCAGACTAGGTTATCAATGGGATTCAAAACCTTGCAGATAAATAGCAAAGCAATCCAATAACATAGTTCAAGATAATGAATCAATGATAATAGTATGCTACTTTCATGGTGTATATCCTTTGTGGGCAGATTACACAGAACATTCAAACTTATATTGCAAGATGCTTCTTGTCTAGAATTCTAGATACATTATTAtgagtctctctctctctctctctctctctcaaacacacgcacagagacagacaaatttatagaattGATGATTGATACAATTCAAATGAGTGTAATGATACGTGagtgcattatttattatttgaactcaatttttttatcaacttaaGTGCAGTTTCTGATTTTGGAAGCATGCTAAATGCTAAGTTTGTTGTGAAATGAGTTGAGGAGGTGTTTATGATTGAAATGAGTTCTTATCGTTTATTCTTCATTGGTTAAAATATCAGGAGCTTGCTGGAATAATCAAATTATCGGCATATTCTAGCTTCAGTTTGTTTGAATGTCGCAAGGCTGTTGTTTCAAAATCACCGGATCCTGGAAATGGTACTCATGCAGATATATTTTGTTTCCGAAATCATCAAGGAAATGCATGCTTCCAATTATCCATCATTAAATTCATATTATACTAAAAATCCATTCTCATATGTTCTGTAGAGGAGTATATAGGTTTGGATGATAATAAGTATATTGGAGATCTACTTGCTGACTTTAAGGCTTCAAAGGACCGAAGTAAGGGGGAAATTTTACAGTGCAAACTCATATTCAAAAAGAGGCTATTCCGGGAGTCAGATGAAGCTATTATAGAGCCAATGTTTGTGCAATTATCATATGTCCAAGTATGTCTCCTTTCCTTGATTCCTGtctttcataatttttttttatttattgccGATTCACTTGCTTCTTTTGTTAAACCTGAGTGGCTCAATTTCAAGAATTTTGCTAAATATTTTGTGGCAGTATCTTCCCCTCACATTCTTTTGACCCTTTCTACAGCTACAACATGATTATGTATTAGGCAATTATCCTGTTGGAAGGGATGATGCTGCACAGCTATCTGCTTTGCAAATTCTTGTTGAAATTGGATATGTTGTTTCTCCCGAAACATGCACGTTAGTTTCCTGACTCTATTTCTCTTTCTATTTGGATTTGCTTTCTGAATGTTTAACTTGTTTATTTATTGCCGGTTAACTTGTTATCTTGGAAGTTATGGTGACATATGTTATTTTTTCCTGTTGGTATTCTCAACCACATATACAGAGATTGGACATCACTTTTGGAAAGATTTCTCCCAAGACAACTTGCCATCACTCGAGCCAAGAGAGACTGGGAACTTGATGTTCTTTCCCGTTATCGTTCCATGGTGagaaattttgttttatttttcatttttcttgacCTACAGTATTTATtttgtcttttcagttttggTAAACATCATCATGCTTATTCTGTATATACAAAGAATTGAGTAACACTAGGCATTTATAGTATACGATGTATACTAATTTGCTTATAACTATTTATCAATAGCTAGCTTAACTTAATTCCCTGCCAGGTAGTATCTCCTCATCATTCAAATCCTTTACAATCTTCTATATTTCATTTCCTTTAGATACAGTCTGTATGTTTGTCAGGATAAAGAGTGATTGTAAACAAATGAGGTTTATGTAGTTTAAATTGTGTTGAACTTCAGGAAAATTTGACAAAAGATGATGCTAGACAACAATTTTTGCGGATCCTGAGAACACTACCTTATGGGAACTCAGTGTTCTTTGCTGTCCGTAAGATTGACGATCCCATTGGGCTCCTGCCAGGGAAAATTATACTAGGCATTAATAAGCGTGGGGTAAGTATGATTTCTTCTTTCAGAATGACCTTTAAAACCACAAGTCtgatttctattttaaaatggCATTTAAAACCACAAAAATCCAATTCCTAACTATGGTTGCTTGTCACCCAAAGGTTCATTTCTTCCGCCCAGTGCCAAAGGAGTATCTACACTCAGCTGAGTTAAGGGATATAATGCAATTTGGCAGCAGTAATACTGCCGTATTTTTTAAGATGAGGGTTGCTGGTGTCCTGCATATATTTCAATTTGAAACTAAGCAGGTTAGCTACATGTGATATTTGTTCATATATTTCATTCTTGTTTCCCTTTGTGTCGTTATTCAATTACCTCCGACAATCTTATTGATTCAGGGGGAGGAAATCTGTGTTGCCCTTCAAACACATATCAATGATGTAATGCTTCGTCGGTACTCCAAAGCACGGGCAGTTGCTAATGGTTCAGTTAATGGTTCGGTTAATGGAATTCCTTCTCATAATGTTCGACCTCCTCTGGACCCGAATGAGAAGCGTGTTCTGGAATTGTCAAAATCTCTTGAAGAATCAGAGAATAAAGTCAATCAAGTGAGTTTGTGAATCACTAAACTAATTGCTAATACCATCTAAAATATCGATGACAATTGCTTCCATGACTAACTTCTACTTATTAGTTTCTTCTTGCAACATTAAATCTCTGCTTACCTAATAAAATGCTAGTCATTGTTGTCATATATGTACAAAATTCTCTTCAACTCAGACAGCTCATTCCTTTGGCTATGCAGTTGCAAGAGGATCTGCATGAAAAGCAGAAGCAAGAATTGGTAATGAAAGAAGATTTGGAGGGTTTGAAAGGCAGACTAAGGTCTGAGAAAAAGTATTTAGAAGAAATCATCTGTGAACGTGACAAACTGAGAAACTTGTGTGATGAAAAAGATTCAGCAATTCAGGTAAGCATTTTTGAAAAGAATGTGCTCAATTTTGACTAGAGTTTGCATATTCTCATCCTCCGACTGTCTGTAGGCTGCATTATTGGAGAAACAGAACATTGAGGTGAAGTTGGTGAAGCTGAATAGCCAAGGGTTAGAAAACAATATGAGGAGAGAGTTGGTTGAAACAAATAATCAGGTATTTATGTGTCTTTTCATTATCTTTTTTCCCATTAAAGTGTTATTgtgattaaataattttttaatggaTGTTCTGGTTAGTCCAATTTGGCGCATTTGATTTATTCTTCATTATTGATCATCTTGTTATAATGTTTGTGAACAGGTCTTGCATAAGGTTCAAGATGATCTGAAAGCACGCACATCTGAGTTGCATGATGCAGAAGAAACCAATAAAAAACTTGCTAGTGAAAGAGCATCTCTTGAAGAGAAACTTTCAAGGCTTCAGAGGAAGAATGCTGATGAGGTAACGACACCATATTTTTGTAAATTGGACAACTCTATAGAGCTTAAATGACCTGAAAAATGCGTTGACACTTGGACTGCAGATTGCTATATTTGAGGGGAACTTTGAACAAGAACGAAAGAGCTTGAAACTTCGTGTTTCAGAGCTTGAAAGGAAACTGGAAGAGGCCACACGAAATCTGGTTGCTGCGAAGTCAGCTCTTGCCCTTAAGGACACAGAGATGTCTGCATTGCAAAATAATCTCAGGGAATTGGAAGAACTTAGAGAGATGAAAGAGGTGGGATCTTTAACATATcgattttttttcccttttaatAGATTATGAGACTTGTTGTGTGTCTTGTATTGTTCTAAAGAGAATAAACTATAATGTTACATTTTACAAAAGTTTGAAGGTTTGTTCTTAAACAGGATATTGATAGAAAAAATGAGCAGACTGCAACAATTTTGAAGATGCAAGGAGCTCAGTTGGCTGAGATAGAGGCCCTTTACAAGGAAGAACAAATAATGAGAAAAAGATATTTCAACATGATTGAAGGTACCATCGACACTCTAGCTATGCCTGGCCGATGTGATGTCTGTTATTTGTATGGTAATTTGGCACTCAATTGAGTTTGAAGAATACAATCATAACACATATGATGCATCACACAATTCGAAAACTGTCATTATTGATTCCATCCTCTTGCATGTTCCCATTAGATGCCAAATGTTCATCAAGACACCCTTGTTGTCACCTTATTTAACTCTATTCATATCCCGATCTGAACTGGGCATgggtttaaattttaaattacacTTTAATGTACTCCCTTGGTCCCACTATAAGAGACTCGTATTCCTTTCTGGGACGTCCCACCTAAAGTGAGTCAATTCCTCTTTTGGGAAAATAGAACATAATTACTCTCTTATGTTGGTCTCTTTTCAATCCTCTACTTGattttctctcttaatttattctctctccttCAACTCTctaaacatcattttcttaaattccgtgccaTAATAAATGTCACGCCATaaggagggagtacatttttttgGTGTCATTACTCTTCCGACAATAAATCCTCGGATTTGAGAAGTAGCTGTTTCATACACTAATTAACGATACATATTTTTCGGAGGGAAATTGCTACTACATCTTAGATGAAATTGTAACATTCCATAACCAAAAAACGGAACTGAAGTGTAGTAATATATGAAAAAAGATATGTAGTTTTCTTTCAAATTTAAGTGTTCTTTCTTTGGTGACAAAGTGTCTACGGTATTAGAAATGCCTTTACCgttattcttatttttcaacGACTACGACTATGCTTTGAGACCTTACTTATTATTCAGACATGAAAGGCAAGATTAGAGTCTATTGTCGACTAAGGCCTCTCAGCAATAAGGAAAtatttgagagagaaagagatgctTTGAGAAATATTGATGAGTTCACTGTAGAGTACACATGGAAAGATGACAAACTGAAACAACACTTGTATGATCGAGTTTTTGATGGGCATGCAACTCAAGATGACGTTTTTGAGGACACCAAGGCAAGTCTTATAGGTTTTTTTGTGTGGTTGGTTGTGGCGACATACATTCTCACTAATGTGACTAACATGGTTGTCTTCTTTAATGCAGTACCTAATACAATCCGCTGTTGACGGATATAATGTCTGCATATTTGCTTATGGACAAACTGGTTCAGGGAAGACATTTACAATATATGGATCTGAAGGCAATCCTGGGCTAACTCCTCGGGCTATATCTGAACTTTTTAGAATTATGAAGCGGGATTGTAAAAAGTTCTCGTTTACTCTGAAGGTAATAAAATTTGTTCTTGTAGATCAAGTTGTtcattcaacaaaaaaaattgtccTTTAATAGAACCAAACAGAGAGTGATTGTTGAATGTTATAATGATCTGAATGATTCCATGGCTGATTTctctcaattaaaaaaaaaagaaatcaacagCAAGATGCATATATTACGAATttgtatttgttgtttatttgcttgactaattattttataaacatATGCAGGCATACATGGTGGAACTATACCAAGACACCCTAATAGATCTCTTGCTCCCCAAAAATGCGAAACGTTCGAAATTGGAAATTAAAAAAGATTCAAAGGTATTGCTAGAATATGcagaaataaaaatgaaaactaaCCCCTTATATTTTggaatttatgaattttgttcATACTAATTTTGGATATGTTTCCCTGATTGATATCCTTGCACATTTAATGATTCTGTTGCTTTGTTTTTTTACTGCCAGGGAATGGTTGTTGTCGAAAATGTGAGAGTCTTATCAATTTCATCACATGATGAATTAAGACATATCATTGAGAGAGGATCAGAACAACGACATACAACTGGAACTATGATGAATGAACAAAGTTCAAGATCGCATCTGATACTATCCATCATTATAGAGAGCACCAACCTTCAAAGTCAGTCGGTTTCCAGAGGAAAGGTATTAAATCAATCTATTGTCCTCAATGTGTAAATGAATCAACTTTGCCTTAGCAAAAGATATCTTCagcaagtttgtattttctTGCCCCTACCATATGAACTTAATATTAGTTGCTTAGGATCTTTCAGCTTTCTTTAATTTGACTCGTAGGAAAAGCATGTCCTAGTTTTACTCAACCTAGAACTCTCGACTGCTAGCGTAATCTTGTGTCAGAGTCAAGTGTCACCTTAGATTTCGAAAACAAGACTACTAGAGTGGGTTAGTTGTAGGCTTTCCGGTATGGTTTTTCTTGAAGACAACACGTCTATGTTGCTGCTACTTCTTTTACTAACCCTAAACTTTAATATGTCAAGAACCCTAAACCCACTATTCTGATTTTCTTAGGATTTTAAATCTTGTGCAGCTAAGCTTTGTTGATCTTGCTGGATCAGAACGAGTGAAGAAATCGGGTTCTTCCGGTGATCAATTGAAAGAAGCCCAAAGCATAAACAAATCACTTTCAGCCCTTGGTGATGTTATTGGCGCTTTATCTTCCAGCAATCAACACATCCCTTACAGAAACCACAAACTGACCATGTTGATGAGTGATTCACTTGGTGGTAATGCCAAAACGTTGATGTTTGTCAACGTATCACCGGCCCAGTCCAATCTGGATGAGACCTACAACTCTTTATCGTAAGCTAGCTTTCTCTCGAACTTAACTAGGGCAATATATCAAGTAAAAACATACTCATACTTGCTTATTCTATCTTGTGATGATTGTCATTTAAATGATTAGTTTTCGTTGACTTCTAGTAAATCTCATAGCTTATGAAACTGGAATATGAGTTGTGAGTGAGATTGACTAGAAGTCAATGAAAAGTTATGATTTAAATGATAATCATCCCTTTTATCTGTGTGGAAACTACTTTGATTGGTTAAGCCacaaaatgaagttaaatcttacACAAGTGGTTACTTGACTTCAGGTACGCTTCTAGAGTCCGTTCGATAGTGAACGACCC
This sequence is a window from Salvia splendens isolate huo1 chromosome 14, SspV2, whole genome shotgun sequence. Protein-coding genes within it:
- the LOC121765340 gene encoding kinesin-like protein KIN-14I isoform X1, whose protein sequence is MATDMAHSLRSSRSSFGSSNGFETPSHNSFATSNGDDYDSDGSNFAPPTPNTLSSVMPPELAGAIPLIDKFQVEGFLRAMQKQLNSAGKRGFFSKRTVGTQVREKFTFEDMLCFQKEPIPTSLLKINSDLISRAVKLFQVILKCIGVDSSDRVFPMSLDERIELVSKLFKHSLKRSELRDELFMQVSKQTRNNPDRHSLIRAWELMYLCASCMPPCKEIGGYLSEYVHTVAHSISNDSEVQALAMNTLNALKRSVKAGPRHTIPGREEIDAVLTGKKLTTIVFFLDETFEEITYDMATTVADAVEELAGIIKLSAYSSFSLFECRKAVVSKSPDPGNEEYIGLDDNKYIGDLLADFKASKDRSKGEILQCKLIFKKRLFRESDEAIIEPMFVQLSYVQLQHDYVLGNYPVGRDDAAQLSALQILVEIGYVVSPETCTDWTSLLERFLPRQLAITRAKRDWELDVLSRYRSMENLTKDDARQQFLRILRTLPYGNSVFFAVRKIDDPIGLLPGKIILGINKRGVHFFRPVPKEYLHSAELRDIMQFGSSNTAVFFKMRVAGVLHIFQFETKQGEEICVALQTHINDVMLRRYSKARAVANGSVNGSVNGIPSHNVRPPLDPNEKRVLELSKSLEESENKVNQLQEDLHEKQKQELVMKEDLEGLKGRLRSEKKYLEEIICERDKLRNLCDEKDSAIQAALLEKQNIEVKLVKLNSQGLENNMRRELVETNNQVLHKVQDDLKARTSELHDAEETNKKLASERASLEEKLSRLQRKNADEIAIFEGNFEQERKSLKLRVSELERKLEEATRNLVAAKSALALKDTEMSALQNNLRELEELREMKEDIDRKNEQTATILKMQGAQLAEIEALYKEEQIMRKRYFNMIEDMKGKIRVYCRLRPLSNKEIFERERDALRNIDEFTVEYTWKDDKLKQHLYDRVFDGHATQDDVFEDTKYLIQSAVDGYNVCIFAYGQTGSGKTFTIYGSEGNPGLTPRAISELFRIMKRDCKKFSFTLKAYMVELYQDTLIDLLLPKNAKRSKLEIKKDSKGMVVVENVRVLSISSHDELRHIIERGSEQRHTTGTMMNEQSSRSHLILSIIIESTNLQSQSVSRGKLSFVDLAGSERVKKSGSSGDQLKEAQSINKSLSALGDVIGALSSSNQHIPYRNHKLTMLMSDSLGGNAKTLMFVNVSPAQSNLDETYNSLSYASRVRSIVNDPSKNVSSKEVARLKKLVAYWKEQAGQRGEDEELEEIQEEQTPKNRSDNRLSL
- the LOC121765340 gene encoding kinesin-like protein KIN-14E isoform X2, translating into MATDMAHSLRSSRSSFGSSNGFETPSHNSFATSNGDDYDSDGSNFAPPTPNTLSSVMPPELAGAIPLIDKFQVEGFLRAMQKQLNSAGKRGFFSKRTVGTQVREKFTFEDMLCFQKEPIPTSLLKINSDLISRAVKLFQVILKCIGVDSSDRVFPMSLDERIELVSKLFKHSLKRSELRDELFMQVSKQTRNNPDRHSLIRAWELMYLCASCMPPCKEIGGYLSEYVHTVAHSISNDSEVQALAMNTLNALKRSVKAGPRHTIPGREEIDAVLTGKKLTTIVFFLDETFEEITYDMATTVADAVEELAGIIKLSAYSSFSLFECRKAVVSKSPDPGNEEYIGLDDNKYIGDLLADFKASKDRSKGEILQCKLIFKKRLFRESDEAIIEPMFVQLSYVQLQHDYVLGNYPVGRDDAAQLSALQILVEIGYVVSPETCTDWTSLLERFLPRQLAITRAKRDWELDVLSRYRSMENLTKDDARQQFLRILRTLPYGNSVFFAVRKIDDPIGLLPGKIILGINKRGVHFFRPVPKEYLHSAELRDIMQFGSSNTAVFFKMRVAGVLHIFQFETKQGEEICVALQTHINDVMLRRYSKARAVANGSVNGSVNGIPSHNVRPPLDPNEKRVLELSKSLEESENKVNQLQEDLHEKQKQELVMKEDLEGLKGRLRSEKKYLEEIICERDKLRNLCDEKDSAIQAALLEKQNIEVKLVKLNSQGLENNMRRELVETNNQVLHKVQDDLKARTSELHDAEETNKKLASERASLEEKLSRLQRKNADEIAIFEGNFEQERKSLKLRVSELERKLEEATRNLVAAKSALALKDTEMSALQNNLRELEELREMKEDIDRKNEQTATILKMQGAQLAEIEALYKEEQIMRKRYFNMIEDMKGKIRVYCRLRPLSNKEIFERERDALRNIDEFTVEYTWKDDKLKQHLYDRVFDGHATQDDVFEDTKYLIQSAVDGYNVCIFAYGQTGSGKTFTIYGSEGNPGLTPRAISELFRIMKRDCKKFSFTLKAYMVELYQDTLIDLLLPKNAKRSKLEIKKDSKGMVVVENVRVLSISSHDELRHIIERGSEQRHTTGTMMNEQSSRSHLILSIIIESTNLQSQSVSRGKDFKSCAAKLC